Proteins co-encoded in one Caldisericum sp. genomic window:
- the gcvPA gene encoding aminomethyl-transferring glycine dehydrogenase subunit GcvPA: MKYIPNTREQLEEMLKTIGVSSFEELIKDIPESLRFKGDLNIKGPLSEDELISYIRSIEKENADFASLKPLVGAGSYKHFVPSVIRTILSREEFYTAYTPYQPELAQGTLQTMFEVQTHLGRLTGFDAVVPSIYDGASATAEAVLMAMRLTGKNRVVVSGLLNPQYLETIRTYTAPHKTEIVEIPYDNNLTSLQKLKDILNSETAVVVIQSPNFFGGIEDVEAFSKVVHESKALLLQVVTESLSLALLKSPAELGVDIVAGEAQSFGIDLNFGGPYNGYLATKMEFVRQLPGRIAGETVDRNGKRAFVMTLRAREQDIKREKATSNLCTSHNLNLYAIDAYLSLFGKEGLYEVALYNTKAAHYLRKKLLETPHFKGVDYPFFNEFVLNTDLTEEEMKERLLKIDVVPPLKLSNYFEDLVDSYLFAVTEVFSKEDLDKIVDALGR, from the coding sequence ATGAAATACATTCCTAATACAAGAGAACAACTGGAGGAAATGCTTAAGACTATTGGCGTTTCCTCATTTGAGGAACTCATAAAAGATATTCCAGAGTCATTACGATTCAAGGGAGACTTGAATATTAAAGGTCCCCTTTCGGAAGATGAACTCATTTCGTACATCCGCTCAATCGAGAAAGAAAACGCAGATTTTGCTTCCTTGAAGCCCTTAGTCGGTGCTGGAAGTTACAAGCATTTTGTGCCATCTGTCATAAGGACGATTCTTTCAAGAGAGGAATTTTACACTGCATACACACCATATCAGCCGGAACTTGCCCAGGGAACTCTCCAAACGATGTTTGAGGTGCAAACGCACCTTGGAAGGCTTACAGGTTTTGATGCAGTTGTTCCATCCATTTACGATGGTGCCTCTGCAACAGCAGAAGCAGTCCTTATGGCAATGCGACTAACAGGTAAGAACAGGGTCGTTGTTTCAGGGCTCCTTAACCCTCAGTATCTTGAAACGATAAGGACATACACTGCTCCACATAAAACCGAAATCGTAGAAATTCCTTACGATAATAATTTGACTTCCTTACAAAAACTGAAAGATATTCTCAATAGCGAGACTGCTGTGGTTGTGATACAGAGCCCCAATTTCTTCGGAGGTATCGAAGATGTAGAAGCATTTTCGAAAGTTGTGCACGAATCAAAGGCACTTCTTTTGCAGGTTGTTACTGAAAGCCTTAGCCTTGCCCTTTTAAAGAGCCCTGCGGAACTCGGTGTAGATATTGTTGCAGGTGAAGCACAATCCTTTGGCATCGACCTCAATTTCGGAGGTCCATATAACGGCTATCTTGCAACGAAAATGGAATTTGTAAGGCAACTTCCTGGAAGAATCGCAGGGGAAACTGTCGATAGAAATGGGAAACGTGCTTTTGTAATGACACTCAGGGCAAGAGAGCAGGACATAAAGAGAGAAAAGGCAACTTCAAACCTCTGTACAAGCCACAATTTGAATCTTTACGCAATTGATGCTTATCTATCGCTATTTGGAAAAGAGGGGCTTTATGAGGTTGCTTTGTATAATACAAAGGCTGCACACTACCTTCGTAAGAAACTCTTAGAGACGCCTCACTTTAAAGGCGTTGATTACCCGTTCTTTAATGAGTTTGTTCTTAATACAGATTTGACAGAGGAAGAGATGAAAGAGAGGCTTTTGAAAATAGATGTGGTTCCTCCGCTAAAACTTTCAAATTACTTTGAAGACCTTGTAGATTCATACCTTTTTGCAGTAACAGAGGTCTTTAGCAAAGAAGACCTTGATAAGATTGTTGATGCCCTGGGAAGGTGA